DNA from Mesorhizobium sp. DCY119:
GCAACGAACTCGCCATTGCGCAGCGCAAGGGCGAGTTCCAGAAGGCGGGCGAGCTTGCCTATGGCCGCATCCCTGAATTGGAAAAGCGCCTGCAGGAGGCGGAAGCCCAGGACGGCAAGGTCGGCATGGTCGAGGAGGTGGTCACGCCCGACCACGTCGCCCATATCGTCTCGCGCTGGACTGGAATTCCGGTCGACAAGATGCTGCAGGGCGAGCGCGACAAGCTGTTGCGCATGGAAGACGAGATCGCCAAGCGCGTCATCGGCCAGGGCGAAGCGGTGCAAGCCGTTTCCAAAGCGGTGCGTCGTGCGCGCGCCGGGCTTCAAGACCCGAACCGGCCGATCGGCTCGTTCATGTTCCTGGGCCCGACGGGTGTCGGCAAGACCGAGCTGACCAAGGCGCTGGCGAGCTTCCTGTTCGACGACGAGAGCGCCATGGTGCGCATCGACATGTCTGAGTTCATGGAGAAGCACTCGGTGTCGCGGCTCATCGGCGCGCCTCCCGGCTATGTCGGCTATGAGGAGGGCGGTGCGCTGACCGAAGCGGTGCGGCGCCGGCCCTATCAGGTCATACTGTTCGACGAGATCGAGAAGGCGCATCCCGATGTCTTCAACGTGTTGCTGCAGGTGCTCGACGATGGCCGCCTGACCGACGGTCAGGGCCGTACGGTCGATTTCCGCAACACGCTGATCATCATGACGTCGAACCTCGGCGCGGAATATCTCGTCAATCTCGGCGAGGATCAGGACGTCGACATCGTTCGCGATGAAGTCATGGCTGTGGTCAAGGCGTCGTTCCGGCCGGAGTTCCTGAACCGTGTCGACGAAGTCATCCTGTTCCACAGGCTGCGCCGTCAGGACATGGGTAAGATCGTCGAGATCCAGTTGAAGCGGCTGGAAAGCCTGCTTGCCGATCGCAAGATCAGGCTGGAGCTGGATGCCGAGGCCATCGACTGGCTGGCCAACAAGGGCTACGACCCGGCCTATGGCGCACGCCCGTTGAAGCGTGTCATGCAGAAGGAACTGCAGGACCCGCTGGCTGAGAAGATCCTGCTCGGCGAAATCCTCGACGGCTCGAAGGTGAAGGTCACCGCCGGTTCGGATCGGTTGAACTTCCGTTCGAAGCCGGTAAAGGTCGAGGCCGAAAAGGCGGCTTAAAACGATGAACTGCCCCTGCGCGGCTCAGCGCGGGGGCAGTTCACATTGTTTCGATCGGAACTGGGTCATTTTGGTTTGCGCCGATATTTTCAGCGCGCAGATAGGCCCGTGAAAGAATGACCGAAGTCATGATGACCTGATACCCGCCTATGATCGCGGCTAGCAGTGCGGTGCATAGCAAAGCAAAATCGAAGCCACCAGTTGCCGGAAAATAATCTCCTCCCGCGCCGAGCACAATCGCGGCAATGAGCGCCACGACAAGCTGCACAATTGTCAGAAGTCCAAAGGACAGAATAAGTCTCGGGAATGCGTAGGAGAAACTTATGTTCCCACGCCGTCCTGCCTTTGAAAACGTCTTGTCATTTTGCATGAGTACGGCGGGGAGCATCGTTCCCCACTTTGCGAAAACGATCGCTGACAATAGGACTAGCGCCAGAATTGTCGTGGAAACGACGACATTTTTCCCCCAGCCTATCCCAGATAGAATTACTACCAGGAGAAACGTAGGAACAACCGAGATTACCCCCAACGCAATCGTCCTGAAAAAAAAGCCGATCATGTACTTTGGGTTTTTGCGTTGGAGTTCGCGCATCGCATCAAAAGCTCTAATGTTCGACAGAACTGACAAATGTGCTGGAATGGCTAAAATCACCGATGTGAACACAAGGGCGAAGTTATTTCCTGATGTTTGCTTAAGGAATTCTTGCAGAATGCCAATGGCTGGTAACACTGCACAATAAGCCAAGAATAATTCGCTATTTTGCCTTATGACCCATATCGATTTGGACCATATATTGGTGCCGTCATCCATTGATGATCTGCCCGCCGCGTTGCCTCACAAAAACATAAGTAAAATTCGATGCCTTGGATAGGTGTTTTTCGTGGTCACTTAAGCGGGTAAGTTCTAACGATATGCGACAAGGGCGACGATGACTTTAGACGATTACAACGGCTTCTGCGCCTCGCTGCCTTCCACCACCCATGTCGTTCAATGGGGTGGGGCGCATGTGTGGAAAGTCGGCGGCAAGGTTTTTGCCATCGGCGGGTGGAATGACGGTGACGGCCTCTTCGTCACCTTCAAGTGCTCCGAAATGGCCTACGATATCCTCAAGGAGCAGCCGGGCCTGCGGCCTGCTCCCTATCTCGCCTCGCGCGGCATGAAATGGATCCAGCGGCAGACCGGCGAAAGCATGGATGCCGACGCGCTGAAGGACTATTTGCGCGAAAGCTACCGGCTCATCGTGCAGAAGCTTCCGAAGGCTGCGCGCAAGGAACTCGGATTATAGCCATAGCGCGGCCATCTTCATGCCGGGTTCATATTGGAACTTCTAACCGTATCAACGCATTTGCGGGTATCCGTATGATTGAGCGCGGGATGCTGCCGGTTCGCGGCGGCAAGGACGAATCGGGGATTTTGGCTAGAATGGTCGGCAAACTCTTTGTTGTTTCGGCTTTTGCAGCAGGTTTTTGCACCCTCAGTGCGCAGGCTTCCGTAGCGTCGGATACGCGTTCGGAGGAGAATTCCCGGCGAATCACCGTGAATGGCGGCGACGTGCTGCTCGCCCAGGCCGGCGATGTCGAAGTCTATTTCGACGGCAACGGCAACAGGGTGATCGTCGATTCCTACACGGGTCAGGTGATCGCCATTCAGCCGCCCCGTGGTGTTGTCGGCCAGCGCGACAGGAGAGCCTTGCGTCAGCGCGAGGTGCGCCGTAGCGATCGCTATTATCAGGGCGATCCCGGCTATGGCGAACGCTCGCGGCGCGACGAACTGCTGGGCCCAGCTGACGAAGGCTATGACGAATATCCGAACAATGGCGGCTATTCGCGCAATGTGCCGCGCGAAGAATTCCCGCCCGCTCCGGGCCGGGCGTTTCCCGATGAGCAGGCCGATCCCAACGGCGGCTACGAGCCCGAGCCGCAGATCGTCCGGCGCGAGCCGATCGAGCGGTCTCCGCTGAACACTCCGGGAGTTGAAACACCACAGACGTCGCCATCGATCTCCGAACCACCAGCCATTGGTGGCGCAACGGTCGAACCGCCGACGACCTTCACTGCGCGCGAAGATGTCGCCGGCATGCAGATTCTGATGGATCGCGCCGGTGCGTCGCCTGGCGTCATCGACGGAAAGTTCGGCTCGAATGTCGACAAGGCGTTCGAGGCCTATCGGCAGCTGACGGGAACCAACCTGAAATCCACGGATACGGCCGCCATCAAGGAGGCGCTCGCTGCGTCCGGCGGTGATCCGTTTATCAACTACACCATCACGCCGGAAGATGCGGCCGGGCCGTTCGTGGCCTCGGTGCCTGCCGACTACAGCCAGAAGGCGCAGCTCGATCACATGAGCTACACCTCGGTTCCAGAGATGCTGGCCGAGCGGTTCCACATGGACGAAACCTATCTCAGGTCGCTCAACCCGCAGGCCAATTTCTCGCGGCCGGGTACGATTGTCCGTGTCGCCAATATAGGCAAGCCGGCCACGACAAAGGTTCAGCGCATCATAGCCGACAAGGGGCTCAAGCAGGTCCGCGCCTATGATGCCGAGGGCAAGCTTGTCGCTGCCTACCCAGCGACGATCGGCTCGTCGGATACGCCGTCGCCGACGGGTACGCATGCCGTGTCGCGCGTCGCGCTCAATCCGAACTACACCTACAACCCCAAGCTCAACTTCAAGCAGGGCGACAACGACAAGATCCTGACCATTCCACCCGGTCCTAACGGCCCGGTTGGTTCGGTGTGGATCGCGCTCGACAAGCCGACCTACGGCATCCACGGCACGCCCGACCCCTCCAAGATCGGCAAGACCGAAAGCCATGGCTGCGTGCGCCTGACGAACTGGGATGCGCAGGAACTGGCGAAACTGGTGAGCCCTGGCGTCACGGTCGAGTTCACGGATTGATAGAATAGTCGTTGGACTGCCGTTTCTTGTCGGCAGGTCGCTAACCGGTGTTCGGGCACGCGCATAATGTCGCTGTATGAGCACGCCCGAATCAGCAATCCTGAACAACGAACTGCCGCCGAAGGCGGCCCGGACGTTCTGTCCGCCGGCGAGCCGCCGCTTCGTCATGTTCTCGGCAATACTCGCCTCCAGCATGGGCTTCATCGACGGTTCGGTCGTGTCACTGGCAATGCCGGCGATCCGCGCCGATCTTGGCGCGTCGCTGATCGACGCCCAGTGGATCAGCAACGGCTACATGCTCTTTCTCTCCGCGCTCGTGCTGCTTGGCGGTGCGGCCGGCGATGTCTTCGGTGTGCGCAACATCTTCGCCGGTGGCATAGCGGTGTTCATGGTGACGTCGCTGCTTTGCGCCATCTCGACGGATGCCGACATGCTGATCGTCATGCGCGCGTTGCAAGGCGTGGGTGCGGCCTTCATGGTTCCGGGCAGCCTTGCCATCATCGCGAAATCCTTTCCGGCTGACATGCGCGGCAAGGCGATCGGCCAATGGGCGGCTTTCTCTTCGCTGACGATGGCGCTGGGGCCGTTTCTGGGCGGCATGGTTCTGTCGTTCGGCGATCCATGGATGTGGCGGCTGATATTTGCCATCAACGTGCCGATCGGCGTTCTGGCGCTGGTCATGATCTTCGGCAAAGTGCCGGCGGATCGGCCGTCGGAGACGCGCCGCCTCGATATTCCGGGCGCAGTTCTGGCGACGGTGGGGCTAGGCGTCATTGCCTGGGGCCTGACCAGTTTCGGCCTGCCCGCCGAAGGTCAGCTTGTCGCGCCGATCATATGGGTCGTGATCGGCATTGCGCTGTTTGCCGCCTTCATTCTCTGGGAGAGCCATACCCGTTCGCCGATGGTGAAGCTGGAGCTGTTCCGCTCGCGCGCTTTTTCAGGCGCCAATCTCTATACGCTGATCCTGTTCTTTGCCTTCAGTGCCGTGCTGTTCTTCCTGCCGATGACGCTCGTTTCGGCCTGGGGCACCAAGGAATGGCAGGTCAGTCTGCTGTTCATTCCGCTGTCACTGTTCATCGCGCTGCTTTCCGGTTCCGCCGGCAGGCTTGCGGATCGGCGCGGGCCGCGCCTGCCGCTTACCCTGGGCGCCGCCATCGTGACCGTGTCCTATACCGGCCTGGCGCTCACCATGCCCTTGATGCAGATATGGACGGTAACGCTTCCCCTACTGTTGCTGAACGGTCTCGGCATGGCAATCCTGGTATCGCCGCTTTCGGCGGCCGTGATGCTGGCGACGCCTGATGAGGATACCGGGCTGGCTTCCGGTGTGAACAACGCGGTTGCACGGGCGGCGGGTTTGATGGCGGTTGCAGCACTCGGCGCCGTGGCCGGTCTGGTTTTCGCGAAAGTTCTTGGGGAGGGCGCGCCGGGCGTCGAATTCGGTGCATTTTCGCCGACGCCTTTGACGCCGGCGATAGAGGCCCTGCGCGTCGAGGCAACGAATCGGGCGTTTCAGGCAATCGCCGGGATATCAGCGGCGATGTGCGCGCTGGCGGGTATCATAGCCTGGGTCACCCAGCCGGCATGGCGTGAGAAAAGATCTGATCTGCCAAGCTAGGCGAGCCCGATCAGCGGGCGGCACTTTCCTTGGCGCTCGCCACCTTCAGCGTTCCCGCATTTTCCTCCTTGAGCAGATCGTCGATCCGCTCGCGCTCGCGCTTGAAGGAAACGAGTTCGTCGCCGTTCAGAATGCGGCCAACCGGAAGGCGCACGCGCATCGGGTCGACCTTGGTGCCGTTGACGATGAGCTCGTAGTGAAGATGTGGGCCGGTCGCCAGGCCCGTCGATCCGAGATAGCCGATGACCTGGCCTTGGCGGACCCGCGCGCCCGGCACGATGCCCGAGGCAAATCCGCTCTGGTGATTGTAGGATGTCTCGTAGCCGTTGGCATGGCGGATGATCGTCTGCTTGCCGTAGCCGCCAGCCCATCCGGCCTTTTCGACGGTGCCGTTGCCCGCGGCGATGATCGGCGAACCGGTGGGTGCTGCCCAGTCGACGCCGGTGTGCATCCGGACATAGCCGAGGATCGGATGGCGGCGTCCGCCGAAGCCGGAACGGAACACGCCGTTCGGCAGCGGATTGCGCAGCAGGAATTGTTTGGAGCTGCGGCCGTCCCCGTCGAAATAATCGAATGTGCCGTCCTGTAGCTGGAAGCGATAGAAATTGCGCGTCGCCCCGCCAAAAGTTGCCGAAACATAGAGGAGCTGCGATTCATCCGACATCTGGTCGTCGCTGTCGGGCTGCGAGAACAGAACCTCAAGGTGGTCGGACGAATTGAGGCGCGACTGGAAATCGACATCCGAGGCGAGCAGCTTGATGAGCTGCTTGGTCATGTCCTTGGACATGCCGTAGGAGTAGGCCGCGCGATAGATGCCGTCATAGATGCTTGGCAGGCTGCCGCGCGCGACCGGCGACGGCGAATCGTCGAAAGCCGTCAAAAGCTCGGGATTGGGCTCGGGTTCGTTCGTCGTCACATATTGCTTGCGGTCGTTGAGCGCGATGGTCAGCAGGTGCTGGGTGCGGTCATAGACGCTGGTGCGCACGACCTGTGCCTTGTCGCCGCGTATCTCCAGCCCGACCCGCAGTACCGTGCCGGCCTTGAGCGTCGAGCCGTTCAGTATCTTTGTGATGGCCTCCGCCATGCTGGCGGCGTCATCGCCCGTGTAGCCCGAATCGTTGAAGGCTTCGGTGATGTCGTTGTCAGCCGTGAAAGGGATGATGTCTTCGGCATAGGTCAGCGCCGAATCATCGCTGCCGATTCGCGGCGAGACGGAAACATTCTCCGGCACGATGCGAACGCCATAAGAGCCGGCGAGCGTCTGCGTCGCGAACGAGCTTCCGAAGCGTTCAGGGTCGACATAATGGAGTGCAGCCACCTGCACGTCCCCATCGGTCAGGATCGCTCCCGTCGTTCGCACCACCTGTTCGACCTCGTCGGCCGATAGGTCGCTCTTCTCGTCGAAGGCGGCGGTATCCATCGGGAAGTCGACCGTCTTCAGGCTCATCTCGCTTTCGACCTTGACGCCGTAGATCTGGCCGGCGGGGGCGGCGGCGATCTGGGCCGCGCCATCTTCGGCAAAGACGTCGAGCGGATCGAATGCGGGATAGGCGCGCGTAGTCTTATAGCCGGCAGCCAGCGCCATCTTGATCTGGACGAAAGGAACGGTGCGGACAACGTCGCGGTCGCCGACGCGGCTGGACATGGAAACCTCCATGCGCCGCTTGTCCTTTGCCCGCGAAATCTGGCGCAGCTGCACCAGTCTTGATGCCTTGGCGTCCTGGCCGCCGCCGTCCTTGTTCTGCGCTGTGCCGGTGTTCTGCGCGATTTCCGGCGGTGTCGCCAATTGCTCGCGCCCGTCGAGCGCGGCGAAAAGGGCAACGCCCATGAGTACGCTGGAAGTGACCCCTGTCAGGAATGTGCCGGAAAGCCAGCGCGCCGATACCTCACGCCTGTCCGGTGGCCCGCTGCGCCCGTCGGCGATCAGTGGCGGCTCGTTGCCGAGTTCAGCTATGGTCTGATCCGTGTCGTGCATTCAGAGCGGTGGCGTTTCCCGATCGGCAGCCGGCGTTTTATCTTGATTGCTCCGACAATTGCCTGTCGCGGCGGCCGAAGTCAAACGAAGGCTCCTGGTCTCGCGCCCGCTCTGATGGATTTCCATATATAGAACGCGCGCGCGAAGGTCGTAATTTCGTTGCGAGGGCAGAGACATTGACGGGCATTGAGGCCGCAATAGGGCTCCAATGTGGCTGCGCCGGCAAAACGCTTTGCCTGGCAAAGGGGCTGACGCAGCGTCCGCAAGGCGCGCGCATTTTCTGTCTCAAAAACTTCATGAAAGATGGAAATGGTTGTTGACAGGTTGGGAAGGTGGCGACTATATACGCCTCAACAACGAGGGCGGCGCGCCGCTGGCGGCCCCGGAGTTCGCTTCTACGGAAGCCTACTTTGAGATGTCCTTGTTGACGAAATCAAGAGAGCCGCGCAAGCGACACTCGACTGGGTCTGAAGGCGAAAGCGGCCAGGCCCCGACATTGCGTCATGTGATGTCTGTTCTTTGACAATTGAATATAGAAGAAAGAGAAACGTGGGCGGCAGAGTCTGCTGAGCCTTTCATCCCGCCAGGGATGACTGGTTCGAACAGAGACTTTGGCGGACACGTTTTTGAGAGAATAAGTCTACCAGGACACGGATTGTCGCGAGATGGTTTGGTGTTCAGGTGTGAATGTTCTCGTCAATTCAAATGCGTGACCAGATTGCTGCGGCCTTTTTAGGTTGCAGTGTCAAAAGCCAATCAAAGTTTCAAAACTTGAGAGTTTGATCCTGGCTCAGAACGAACGCTGGCGGCAGGCTTAACACATGCAAGTCGAGCGCCCCGCAAGGGGAGCGGCAGACGGGTGAGTAACGCGTGGGAATCTACCCATCTCTACGGAATAACTCAGGGAAACTTGTGCTAATACCGTATACGCCCTTCGGGGGAAAGATTTATCGGAGATGGATGAGCCCGCGTTGGATTAGCTAGTTGGTGGGGTAATGGCCTACCAAGGCGACGATCCATAGCTGGTCTGAGAGGATGATCAGCCACACTGGGACTGAGACACGGCCCAGACTCCTACGGGAGGCAGCAGTGGGGAATATTGGACAATGGGCGCAAGCCTGATCCAGCCATGCCGCGTGAGTGATGAAGGCCCTAGGGTTGTAAAGCTCTTTCAACGGTGAAGATAATGACGGTAACCGTAGAAGAAGCCCCGGCTAACTTCGTGCCAGCAGCCGCGGTAATACGAAGGGGGCTAGCGTTGTTCGGATTTACTGGGCGTAAAGCGCACGTAGGCGGATATTTAAGTTAGGGGTGAAATCCCAGAGCTCAACTCTGGAACTGCCTCTAATACTGGGTATCTAGAGTTCGAGAGAGGTGAGTGGAATTCCGAGTGTAGAGGTGAAATTCGTAGATATTCGGAGGAACACCAGTGGCGAAGGCGGCTCACTGGCTCGATACTGACGCTGAGGTGCGAAAGCGTGGGGAGCAAACAGGATTAGATACCCTGGTAGTCCACGCTGTAAACGATGGAAGCCAGCTGTTGGCAAGTTTACTTGTCGGTGGCGCAGCTAACGCATTAAGCTTCCCGCCTGGGGAGTACGGTCGCAAGATTAAAACTCAAAGGAATTGACGGGGGCCCGCACAAGCGGTGGAGCATGTGGTTTAATTCGAAGCAACGCGCAGAACCTTACCAGCCCTTGACATCCCGATCGCGGATACGAGAGATCGTATCCTTCAGTTAGGCTGGATCGGTGACAGGTGCTGCATGGCTGTCGTCAGCTCGTGTCGTGAGATGTTGGGTTAAGTCCCGCAACGAGCGCAACCCTCGCCTTTAGTTGCCATCATTCAGTTGGGCACTCTAAAGGGACTGCCGGTGATAAGCCGGAGGAAGGTGGGGATGACGTCAAGTCCTCATGGCCCTTACGGGCTGGGCTACACACGTGCTACAATGGTGGTGACAGTGGGCAGCGAGACCGCGAGGTCGAGCTAATCTCCAAAAGCCATCTCAGTTCGGATTGCACTCTGCAACTCGAGTGCATGAAGTTGGAATCGCTAGTAATCGCAGATCAGCATGCTGCGGTGAATACGTTCCCGGGCCTTGTACACACCGCCCGTCACACCATGGGAGTTGGTTCTACCCGAAGGCGCTGCGCTGACCGCAAGGAGGCAGGCGACCACGGTAGGGTCAGCGACTGGGGTGAAGTCGTAACAAGGTAGCCGTAGGGGAACCTGCGGCTGGATCACCTCCTTTCTAAGGATAAACCTCAATGGAAACGCTTCCCTGTGAAGCCTCTGCCTTCTGGTTTACTTGGAACAATGGTCGAGAACAGTCAGTTCTCAGGCCGCGCATACCTAGAGCGGATCTGCCGCCTTCGTTTCTCTTTCTTCATGAATGATTTTTTGATTGCGCTCTGCGTGACCTGCCTTCTGGCGCGGTTTGCATGAGCGCGGCACGAGCCGCGACGGCCAGTTTCAACCAGATTGGCGGCCTTTGTGGCTCCGCTTTGAGGCTGTGTCATCTGCGCTTGGGCAAGGGCTTGTAGCTCAGTTGGTTAGAGCGCGCGCTTGATAAGCGTGAGGTCGGAGGTTCAAGTCCTCCCAGGCCCACCACTATCTTGAGCGAATAGTGAATAGTATCTAGTGAGTAGGGTTTGCCTTCTTGCTGCTCACTAATCACTACTCGCTATTCCCTGGTTCAGGGGCCGTAGCTCAGCTGGGAGAGCGCCTGCTTTGCAAGCAGGATGTCGTCGGTTCGATCCCGTCCGGCTCCACCATAACCTGGTGTCGAGAGGGTGGACAAAAAATCATTCACATCAAGATTTGCAGCGGACTTCTTGGTCCTCCTGCCTGTTCTGTTTGACATCGTAAAGAGAAGATTTGTTCGGACTCCATTGTCTGAGCATGATCCTGAAGGGTAAGCGTTACAGCTTGTCCGGGATGGTTCATGTGTTGAGGGCAATGGTTTGTCGCGGTGAGACGCTCAATCTCCCGCACATGATGGGTTGTTTAACCGCGCCCCCGGACCGATCTCGAGAAGCTGGTCTTTTTGTGTCAATGACATCTGGAAGCCGCACATGACCCCAAAAAGTTGCAAGACTTTTTGGACAAGGATCATGTGCCAAGCAAAGATGAGCATTGGCAATGAGAACGATCAAGTGTCTTAAGGGCAATTGGTGGATGCCTTGGCATGCACAGGCGATGAAGGACGTGATACGCTGCGATAAGCGTCGGGGAGGTGCGAATACCCTTTGATCCGACGATTTCCGAATGGGGAAACCCACCTAAGGTACTTGTAAAATCAGAGCTGCTGCCGGACTTCGGTTTGGTGGCGGTTGTGGTTTACAAGTATCGTTATTAGGTAACTTATCCTGAATTCAATAGGGATAAAGTGGCGAACGCGGGGAACTGAAACATCTAAGTACCCGTAGGAAAGGACATCAACCGAGACTCCGCAAGTAGTGGCGAGCGAACGCGGACCAGGCCAGTGATTTTTGTGAGACAAGTGGAACCTTCTGGAAAGTAGGGCAAGAATGGGTGACAGCCCCGTACACGTAACGCGAACAAAAATCCTTGAGTAAGGCGGGACACGTGAAATCCTGTCTGAACATGGGGAGACCACTCTCCAAGCCTAAGTACTCGTGCATGACCGATAGCGAACTAGTACCGTGAGGGAAAGGTGAAAAGCA
Protein-coding regions in this window:
- a CDS encoding M23 family metallopeptidase is translated as MHDTDQTIAELGNEPPLIADGRSGPPDRREVSARWLSGTFLTGVTSSVLMGVALFAALDGREQLATPPEIAQNTGTAQNKDGGGQDAKASRLVQLRQISRAKDKRRMEVSMSSRVGDRDVVRTVPFVQIKMALAAGYKTTRAYPAFDPLDVFAEDGAAQIAAAPAGQIYGVKVESEMSLKTVDFPMDTAAFDEKSDLSADEVEQVVRTTGAILTDGDVQVAALHYVDPERFGSSFATQTLAGSYGVRIVPENVSVSPRIGSDDSALTYAEDIIPFTADNDITEAFNDSGYTGDDAASMAEAITKILNGSTLKAGTVLRVGLEIRGDKAQVVRTSVYDRTQHLLTIALNDRKQYVTTNEPEPNPELLTAFDDSPSPVARGSLPSIYDGIYRAAYSYGMSKDMTKQLIKLLASDVDFQSRLNSSDHLEVLFSQPDSDDQMSDESQLLYVSATFGGATRNFYRFQLQDGTFDYFDGDGRSSKQFLLRNPLPNGVFRSGFGGRRHPILGYVRMHTGVDWAAPTGSPIIAAGNGTVEKAGWAGGYGKQTIIRHANGYETSYNHQSGFASGIVPGARVRQGQVIGYLGSTGLATGPHLHYELIVNGTKVDPMRVRLPVGRILNGDELVSFKRERERIDDLLKEENAGTLKVASAKESAAR
- a CDS encoding MmcQ/YjbR family DNA-binding protein, with the translated sequence MTLDDYNGFCASLPSTTHVVQWGGAHVWKVGGKVFAIGGWNDGDGLFVTFKCSEMAYDILKEQPGLRPAPYLASRGMKWIQRQTGESMDADALKDYLRESYRLIVQKLPKAARKELGL
- a CDS encoding L,D-transpeptidase, which encodes MVGKLFVVSAFAAGFCTLSAQASVASDTRSEENSRRITVNGGDVLLAQAGDVEVYFDGNGNRVIVDSYTGQVIAIQPPRGVVGQRDRRALRQREVRRSDRYYQGDPGYGERSRRDELLGPADEGYDEYPNNGGYSRNVPREEFPPAPGRAFPDEQADPNGGYEPEPQIVRREPIERSPLNTPGVETPQTSPSISEPPAIGGATVEPPTTFTAREDVAGMQILMDRAGASPGVIDGKFGSNVDKAFEAYRQLTGTNLKSTDTAAIKEALAASGGDPFINYTITPEDAAGPFVASVPADYSQKAQLDHMSYTSVPEMLAERFHMDETYLRSLNPQANFSRPGTIVRVANIGKPATTKVQRIIADKGLKQVRAYDAEGKLVAAYPATIGSSDTPSPTGTHAVSRVALNPNYTYNPKLNFKQGDNDKILTIPPGPNGPVGSVWIALDKPTYGIHGTPDPSKIGKTESHGCVRLTNWDAQELAKLVSPGVTVEFTD
- a CDS encoding MFS transporter, which produces MSTPESAILNNELPPKAARTFCPPASRRFVMFSAILASSMGFIDGSVVSLAMPAIRADLGASLIDAQWISNGYMLFLSALVLLGGAAGDVFGVRNIFAGGIAVFMVTSLLCAISTDADMLIVMRALQGVGAAFMVPGSLAIIAKSFPADMRGKAIGQWAAFSSLTMALGPFLGGMVLSFGDPWMWRLIFAINVPIGVLALVMIFGKVPADRPSETRRLDIPGAVLATVGLGVIAWGLTSFGLPAEGQLVAPIIWVVIGIALFAAFILWESHTRSPMVKLELFRSRAFSGANLYTLILFFAFSAVLFFLPMTLVSAWGTKEWQVSLLFIPLSLFIALLSGSAGRLADRRGPRLPLTLGAAIVTVSYTGLALTMPLMQIWTVTLPLLLLNGLGMAILVSPLSAAVMLATPDEDTGLASGVNNAVARAAGLMAVAALGAVAGLVFAKVLGEGAPGVEFGAFSPTPLTPAIEALRVEATNRAFQAIAGISAAMCALAGIIAWVTQPAWREKRSDLPS